The nucleotide sequence TACATGTTAAGAATCAACAAATATCGTAGGTTACCTCGACTTTGTTAGTTCAACAAGCTGAGCCGTCGCCAACAAGGAAGCGTTCACTATATAACTAGATCAAGGTCGACGAATGACAAACGCGGTCGAGAGACCTTTCTATTGTTGCTTCCACATCGATGGTCTCCGCCACCCGGAGGAGTATCAAAGCTCGTGGTGATTCATTTGAATTAAAAGCTTCTGAGAGCCTAGAACTGAATGCCAGTGTTTCATGATCTTCAAGAAAActctagaaatttcaaaaaccATTCTCAAATGCAGAAAAAGATTCCAGACATTCACAAATATGCTTTAATGACTTTAAAAGACCTCTTTCTGAGtaaattcaacaaaaaaaaactcaattataTTGGATAATATGTAttataaaaacagaaaattataCAGATATAACATTTTTCACTTGTGtgatttacaaaatatattgaaaatctttggatttttctttagaatttcaataaaaacaataatgttaaatatcattttagccaatttaatcataatatctctTGTTAGGATAAAATAAGGACTAGTTCACTGTGATactataataacaaaaaataaaaaggtcgaaaagatgaaaagtaatattttatcaatattttgacaaaaaaagtatattgttaatatttataatagaaGTAAATAtacttttgacaaaaaaaaagtatatttctAACTTCCTAGTTAAGTGATTGTAGTAAAAGTCGAATGGATGTCTAGCAGCATTTCTTAGGATTTTAAGCTTGTTTATATACGAGATAGCCGATAAGATTTGAAGTAACTAGAGACAATTATATGTGGTGTGTAAGGTAAGATGTTACTATGGTGTATAACATAAGATATCAAATATTCTTAGACCTTGTACCATAAATAAGGAGGTTTGGAGTGTGTTGTGATTCAAGCCAAATAAGTAGAGTGAATTAACTCCTAATGAGTCTCTTGAATCATTTGTAGTatctttaaatgtttttaataaaataaaattcctCCTTTATTATAAATCATTTGTGTATACTTTTAAACACCTTATCAATATACCTTTTCAATATATCTTTGATCCTAAATACTTCCTTTGTGTGGTTTACCTattatgtgtttataaatttggTATTAGAGTCATAGAAACAATAAGCCGGACCTGCGCGTTGTGTTAGAGTACCTGCAATGGTGATTTCTCCACCATAGTCTCTAACcaaaagaattaataaaaaatttaaaactgaaaGAGAAAATGTAGattaaagaagaagtatgaaCTCTTTATGAAGAGACTTTGCATGAACCATTAGAGACTCCTTTGTATAAGTGTCATTTAATTACTAGTGGAACTGcatttctatttaaattttatctgTTTAATTTACTTATGTTATAATTAAATGGGGAAGAGATTTTTGGGAAGAAACTCCCACTAATGATGCTCTATATAGtgtgtttttagtttataattctTTCTAAAAGATTGCTTTATGTAAAGCCTTTGTGTTCCTTTTTTCATTTTGATAATCAGTAAAAAGAGAGATTTCTCGAAACCATTATCTTGAGTTCCATTGAGTTCAAACAAGAAACAAGCCAAATCCAAAAGCCAAACCaaagaagataaataaaaatacaaagtgCGATGTGTTTACAAGGAAAGACGAAAAATAagattaagtaaataaaaaccTATTCGGATTTGTCTTTTGTTCAGACTTTCATTCCACAATCAAAATTGCAAAGCAGGTATAAGATATTAGCATTACCAAAACGATCATCTTCACACTCTCTTTCTATCACAGACATATGAAagccttttttttctttacctcACAATAACTTTTCTTAGCTCAGCTCTCAGTTGTTTGTGGCGCTTCTCCCACAATCTCTGCAGGGACTGGACTGTCACCACGCTCACTAGTAGAGCTACTGCTATTAATCACTTCACTTTCCATTGGATTCAGAGAGACTGTGTTAGCAGGAGGAACAAGTGATTGCTCTCCTGAATGCTTCGGCTTGTTCAGGGCTCGACAATGAGGACAATAGTAAGTAGTGTACTCGAAGTCCTCTTTCCGGCAAAGTCCTAGTAATgttagagaaagagagacactgTTAAACAATGTTATTGATGTAAACAAAAGACAAAGATAACGGGGCTCGCTCACCGTTATGCATATGGCAGTTTCCGCAGATGAGTGCATACGACTGAGTTGGATCTTCACCCACGAGGAGAGCCGCTATGCGTGAGATCCAGCTACCATCATGAGCAGCATATCCCTGAGGGTTAAAATGCTCAAAAGCCATCTGCTGGTTTTGCTCTGTGGTGCCTTCGCTTGTTCCAGAATGGTTAGACTCATTATCTGAATGGTGGGTTGATGAAGTGGTCCCAGCAACGCTGCGTTTTGCATTTGGCTGTTTTCGATTCCTGAGACCTTGTGAGTGTTTGATCTCCATGTCATTGCTCTTGCCTGTGGCGGGGTCAAGTTGGGATTCATCTCCAACATATACTTTCAAGCCTGAATCAGCACCCAGCTTGGATGCTAGAATAGTTGCAGCAGCCGCCCTTGCCGCTGGATCAGGGTCAAACCtctgacaaaaaaataacaagCATCAAGACATATATCAGCATTTCATTTCTCTTTGAAGGTCCTGAGCATATTGCAATAAGAAGTGATTATAAGTGTGGGTCTCCAATTAACTCAAACTTGGGACACATAATCACAGTTGGAATTTCAACCATAACACATGAGTTTACATTCCTAATATCCCTTTTATCCAAAACCATAATCAAACATTCTTTGGCTGACACATAGAGAAACTACTTTCAGAGCTAATAAAGTCAGTATAGCTCGAAGACTAGGGGGCTCCTTCTTTAAAGCTGTACTGTTCCAATCCATATTCACGAAACCATGCTCTTTGCCTAACTTGAATTTAAAGACATCTcctaataatataataaattgcaAAGATAACAAATTATCGACAAAGCTAGAGGGGACAATAAACATGTTGGCCTCATTACGTGTTATATGATAACTGTGTAACGTGTGTTACCTACAAAAGATGTCTAAAGTAATGCACTCACACAAGCACAAGCAAATCTCTCAAAAAGACTCGTGTCATACTAAAATCTTACACGAAGAATATCGAGCGTGGTGAAGTAATTAGTCCTCTCTTTCAACTCATCGATCTTCCCCAGCATTTCACCTTGAAGCTTCTCCAATGTGTTCTGATCTCTGCGGTCACCTAAACCAAAACCATTACACACAAACACGATCAAAACAACAAACCCAACACCAAAGTTCCATCCTTTCACACGAAAACAagcaaattaaaagaaaaagaacacaAAACTCACACATCCTGGTGAAGCTAACGAGAGAAGAATAGGTAAGGAAAGAAAGAGCAGGCAAAAGAAACATAGGCAAGATCCTGAAACTCCTCAGCTTCCAATCCAAATCTTCATCTCTAGTCGTCATAATCGCATAGCTCACTGCAATCACCTGAACACAAACAAAAACTGTTTCATTGATCACATCCCCAAAACCACAAAAGATCTCGACTTTTTGTCTCACTGACCTCAAAGAAGACGGAGAACGCGATTAGATTCCTAATGAGCTTCCTCCTCGTGACCGATCTTCGCTTCATCCTGGATCTGATCGTCGCTTCCTCCTTCGATATCCCTTTCAGCCTCTTCTCGAAGTCGTCTCCCTTAACCCTAAATATCCAGTTCCAGATTCGCGAGAACATACCCTTACccttcgtcgtcgtcgtcttcttctCCCCTCCGCCGACAGTCTCCGAGGGTACGGCGGCGGAATCATTCTGATCTCCGGTATCAGCCACGGCGCCTTCGTGATCCTTCTCCACCGACGCCATCGATCTCCACTAGAGAGAATTGGGTTTCTCGCAAAACCGAAATTGGGAATCGAAGAAACGCGATGCTTCGTTCTCAGCCAAAGGGTTTCTTCTTCCCCTTCTTTGAAGCAACGCCGAAACAAGAAATAAACTTAATATTCATTGATTACCTACACCCTTTATCGTTAACCTATGTATTGGTTTTCTGAAttagtaattaaaattaaacacacACATTTTTTACATAGTAGTGTGTATGGAAAAAATACCAAAAtgacattaaattatatttaaccaataatttagatacataatttaaaaatctgaaTAAATCTTTCAAAACATCGGGAAGTTTAaagtgatttgtattaaaataataaatctattgttattcaaatatgaattaaaaaaaacattttaaaattcagTGTTATTGAATTTGTCATTTCATAAAATACTCTGAAATCCATAAttattgaacaaaatttaaattagagATTTTAGAATGCTTTAATTGTTTTTAGAGTGTTTGAAAAGattttcttaattataaaaaataaaaatctaattctCATTGTTTTATATGAGATTCTAGattgtttaacaaaaatcacgaCTAAATTCTTAGATTCAcctaaaaatttctaaaaactcACTAAATATCAGATCACTTAAAATATCAGATTCAATACAGCCTCCTAAACTTTGTGATCTTCAAACAATTGATGTAGAAAAAACTCTTCAAATACTTATTTGTTAAAGAAAATATCAAATGTTATCAGGGTAGTTAAAAATCAGTTATTTGTTGGAAGTTGGGAAAATccattgatatttcaatttttacaAGTTTCTCATTATTTTTCAAGTCCTTTAATTAGAGGGTGAACCAACGGTTTAACCAGAACGCAAGTAGAAATAAATCAGCAAGTGTTGTGTTATTAGGTGTGAATCCAACCACCACTTTCTATGATTTGATAATATGATTCAATACGTGTTAAGTTGTATCCATCCACTTTCTTCCTACGTTTATTCATCATTACTGCCACGCGTTTTCTCTTCTAAACAACACAACACGTTCTCAACAATCAATCATACCATACCATTTTGTCAGGCTATATACCCCCAATGAAAGCTATACAttgtattattgtatatacaacaACTTCTCTTTATAAACCTTCTTGTTTTTTATTCTACTTACAAATTGCCTTCCATTGTGTTCTAAGACAGTATCTTAAAGGCTGATCCGGTATGAGCTTCCGTTGGTGTTATGAATCTGTGTAACTGTAGACGAAGACACGTACGCACCATTAGTACCACACCtgcccaccaccaccaccaaaatGTGTGAATGCTTTGTTCAGTTGACTCAATcttttgctctctctctctctctctctctctctctctctctctctctctctctctctctctctctctctctctctctatatatatatatatatatatctttttggaGTCGCTGCATCTCCACATACATGCTTCTGTTCTAGTGTTAGAGTTAAACTTCAACAGGCTTCCTCAATGGAAAATACATTGACAACCTgatcacaacaacaacaaccgtGGACGAAAATCAAACTCTATTGTTTTCAAAGTTTGAATGCGCCACACAAGAAGAGCAAATAGCATATTACCAGCCGAACATGTTCTGTTGTTTTTCTAGGCACAGCGCTAATACGCAGTTTATCATAGAGACGTATCATAGAGAATTTTTAGGAAAAGTggtgaaaacatgtttttgataACTCTTAGAACAAAACCAAACAAGCAAttcttttttccaaaacaaatgataaataaTTCTTTAACAAGctgaattaaatattttctacatGTTGTTACCGGGATAGAAtgatggaatttttttttatttgctctTGTTAATACAGTGACAAGTACGGATCATCCTGACCGTCTGATAAGAAACACATGGAGATGGaattatattcatatttatGTATCAACAGGTTGATTTTTTCAGTGCCAAATGACGCAGAAAAGGATTGATATGTCTGCTATTACTTGAGTGTTTATCATGGCTGCTTTCACCGGCTCTCCAAACCAACGAAATTTCCAAATTCCTAGAGAAAAGACAAAACAATTTAACTGCAGTTtgctaaaggaaaaaaaatgttaaatgaaattatattttctggACTCATCCAACATCAAGAGCAACAGACAGCTTACTGTCATGATCACAAAGAATACGAAACGAATTTCATATGCTCCACGGATCTGCCTGCCATATTTAGAGTAGAAGCGTGTATCAAGTGATAAAATCAAAGACATTCGCTTGTGTTTGTAGATATAACTACATCATCAAAACATCCTTAAAGGTCACAAACAAATTTTACTGAATGTCCCAAAAGCATCAAGGTTCCATGAGGGTTCTTAACCTGGATCCAAAGTCATAATTCATTGAAGAATGACATTGAATCAAGAACCAAGAAGAAAATACTGGTTCTTTAGGTTCGGTAATGAAGGACTAGCACCTCAATTTCAGTATTCGATATGTTTCACACAtcaatcataaatttcacaaGAGTCCCATTGGGGCAGGAAtaatggctttttttttttttgcgtttccAAAACAGAATCACAAGTTTCTAAAGTGAAAACTCAAATCCATCGtgtattcaaaattattttgaagaaaTGTGTTTTCAATGTGTTTTCATATGATTCCaaaagattttgatttctaaacgTTTTGAGAAGACACAACAAAATCAACTATTTCACCGAGTTCTAAGGGATCTCTCATCATTAAAGCATGGAGTAATGAATGGGGAGTAGAGTTCAAAGGACCTAGCAATAGTTTTTAAAGCATACAATCAACAGAAAACCCTAACTCTATTTTCTGGGTGGATTATTAGGATCCATCAGAGAGAGGTCATGAAGGACGGACCTAGTATGGAATTCCCTGGTACAGACGATCTATGTGGTGACTATTGCCATGGTCTACACATTGTGAGTCCAGGCTCTTTCCTTCTCATATGTTCCCCTCTTGTTCTCCGAGCAGTTCAAGCTTCTCACCTGGTAATTTCCATTCTTTTTTcttctacaaatctatcataTATTAGCAGAAAGACTGTAACTGTTTTCATATATTGATCTGTAGATCCCAAGTCTGGAAAACGAGTTTCTGTTAAATTTTCTCATTGAATTGACGTTAATAAAAATCAATTCTTGAGGTTCCTTCCTTCGGTTATCCCTGCTTAAGACCT is from Brassica napus cultivar Da-Ae chromosome A4, Da-Ae, whole genome shotgun sequence and encodes:
- the LOC111211473 gene encoding uncharacterized protein At2g24330-like, with the protein product MASVEKDHEGAVADTGDQNDSAAVPSETVGGGEKKTTTTKGKGMFSRIWNWIFRVKGDDFEKRLKGISKEEATIRSRMKRRSVTRRKLIRNLIAFSVFFEVIAVSYAIMTTRDEDLDWKLRSFRILPMFLLPALSFLTYSSLVSFTRMCDRRDQNTLEKLQGEMLGKIDELKERTNYFTTLDILRRFDPDPAARAAAATILASKLGADSGLKVYVGDESQLDPATGKSNDMEIKHSQGLRNRKQPNAKRSVAGTTSSTHHSDNESNHSGTSEGTTEQNQQMAFEHFNPQGYAAHDGSWISRIAALLVGEDPTQSYALICGNCHMHNGLCRKEDFEYTTYYCPHCRALNKPKHSGEQSLVPPANTVSLNPMESEVINSSSSTSERGDSPVPAEIVGEAPQTTES